One window of Anaerolineae bacterium genomic DNA carries:
- a CDS encoding DNA ligase yields MKANQKTLFSRLQELRKQIQYHNYRYYVLNDPVISDYEYDQLYKELVKIEQEHPEWVTPDSPTQRVGGLVAEKFEKVQHPVPILSLANAFTKEEVREWFERITRLDRRVKEADFIVEPKIDGLTVVLHYQDGLFVKGATRGDGNVGEDVTANLRTIKALPLKIPVSPLSPIKVPKTLVVRGEVFITIKDFEELNRRLEEMGEKTYLNPRNTASGSLRQLDPRITAMRPLTLLTYDIVQIDENAPKTQSEVLEKLYDFGFPVVENRYCANLDEVFLAYEEYLKRRDELGYEADGVVIKLNDLELADQLGVVGKDPRGAIAFKYPAREIATKLINIGVNVGRTGVLTPYAILSPVEIGGVIVKQATLHNFDFIAQKDIRIGDIVLIKRAGDVIPYVIGPIIERRDGSEKVFVPPTHCPVCNQPVEHITGEVAWYCVNAACPAQVIRNLEHFVSRSAMDIAGVGINLVEQFVQAGLVSDAADLYRLRKEDLLKLEGFAEKKAENVLQAIANSRSQTLARLIVALGIRGVGEVVASDLAKRFRSLDYLMAASLEELQSIEGIGPNTAQAIVDWFRQPRNREFLEKLRAAGVWPVEEEKKTDESKPIFAGMTFVVTGTLRRFTREEVKTYIEQRGGKVTDTVSKKTHYVLVGENPGSKLEKARSLGVPIIDEAKFLAMAEDQG; encoded by the coding sequence ATGAAAGCCAATCAAAAAACTCTTTTTTCTCGATTGCAAGAGTTACGGAAACAAATTCAATATCATAATTATCGCTACTATGTTCTAAACGATCCAGTAATAAGTGATTATGAGTACGATCAGTTGTATAAAGAGTTGGTCAAAATTGAGCAAGAACATCCAGAGTGGGTTACGCCCGATTCGCCGACTCAACGAGTTGGGGGGCTGGTTGCAGAAAAATTTGAGAAGGTTCAACATCCTGTTCCTATCTTGAGTCTGGCTAACGCCTTTACGAAAGAAGAGGTGCGAGAGTGGTTTGAAAGAATAACCAGGCTAGACAGGCGAGTGAAGGAGGCAGATTTCATCGTTGAGCCCAAAATTGATGGGCTGACGGTAGTTTTACATTACCAGGACGGTTTATTTGTAAAAGGCGCTACGCGAGGCGATGGCAATGTGGGTGAAGATGTCACAGCTAACTTAAGGACGATCAAAGCCTTGCCTCTCAAGATTCCTGTTTCGCCTTTATCACCAATCAAAGTTCCAAAAACGCTGGTCGTTCGTGGAGAGGTCTTTATCACGATTAAGGATTTCGAGGAACTGAATCGGCGACTGGAAGAGATGGGCGAAAAAACTTATCTCAACCCGCGCAACACAGCCTCAGGGAGTTTACGACAACTTGACCCGCGCATAACCGCCATGCGTCCATTGACATTGCTGACATATGATATTGTGCAGATTGATGAAAATGCACCCAAAACTCAAAGCGAAGTCTTAGAAAAGCTCTACGATTTTGGCTTTCCGGTGGTCGAAAATCGCTATTGTGCAAACCTCGATGAAGTCTTCTTAGCATACGAAGAATACTTAAAGCGGAGAGATGAGCTTGGTTATGAGGCCGATGGAGTGGTGATAAAGTTGAATGATCTTGAGCTTGCTGACCAGTTGGGAGTTGTCGGCAAGGATCCCCGCGGGGCAATTGCCTTTAAATACCCCGCAAGAGAAATCGCGACAAAATTGATAAATATCGGGGTCAACGTTGGGCGAACTGGTGTGCTGACCCCTTATGCCATTTTATCTCCAGTGGAGATCGGGGGGGTTATTGTTAAACAGGCAACCCTGCATAATTTTGATTTTATTGCCCAAAAAGACATTCGGATTGGTGATATCGTATTAATCAAAAGAGCAGGAGATGTCATTCCTTACGTCATTGGACCGATTATCGAACGACGTGATGGCTCTGAAAAAGTTTTTGTCCCACCGACTCATTGCCCGGTATGCAATCAGCCGGTGGAACACATAACAGGTGAAGTTGCCTGGTATTGTGTCAATGCTGCCTGTCCGGCTCAAGTCATCCGCAATCTTGAACATTTTGTCTCTCGCTCGGCAATGGATATTGCAGGGGTTGGGATCAATTTGGTGGAACAATTTGTTCAGGCTGGACTGGTAAGTGATGCGGCGGATTTATATCGGTTGCGTAAAGAAGATTTATTGAAACTGGAAGGATTTGCCGAAAAAAAAGCCGAAAATGTATTACAAGCGATTGCCAATTCCAGAAGCCAAACCCTGGCGCGTTTAATTGTCGCCTTAGGTATCCGCGGTGTGGGAGAAGTTGTTGCCTCTGATTTAGCAAAGCGCTTTCGTTCTTTAGATTACTTGATGGCTGCATCGCTTGAGGAATTACAATCTATTGAGGGGATTGGCCCAAATACTGCCCAGGCAATCGTTGACTGGTTCCGGCAACCTCGTAATCGAGAATTCCTGGAAAAGTTACGCGCGGCAGGAGTCTGGCCTGTTGAGGAGGAAAAGAAAACTGATGAAAGCAAGCCGATCTTTGCGGGGATGACATTTGTAGTCACAGGTACTCTACGGCGCTTTACCCGGGAGGAGGTCAAGACTTATATTGAGCAAAGAGGTGGAAAGGTAACCGACACAGTCAGCAAGAAGACGCATTACGTGTTAGTGGGCGAAAATCCGGGTTCTAAGCTCGAGAAGGCCCGGTCTTTGGGTGTGCCGATTATCGATGAAGCCAAATTTTTGGCGATGGCGGAAGATCAAGGATGA
- a CDS encoding Heme A synthase, cytochrome oxidase biogenesis protein Cox15-CtaA yields the protein MSKESLAGYLNKQNALKKYTNFAFAVLVLNILVILWGAVVRATGSGAGCGSHWPLCNGEVVPLQPEIETLIEFSHRLTSGLAFLGVAGLVLWARKLYAPGDIVRRFAWLSFIFIVIESLIGAGLVLFELVGQNTSLARATVVSVHLLNTLILLAFLALTWWRSRFLRAENQSSVSRFPTRAGWAIFALFILLIGVSGAIAALGNTLFPSQSLVEGIQKDLDQTSHFLIRLRVFHPVFAISGAFLVLTMLYRAIEQDGRLLVRRLGWMVIGFGILQLAAGFLTLILLAPVWMQIVHLFIADLLWITFVIFLDTKRHSYLPGE from the coding sequence ATGAGCAAAGAGAGTCTTGCGGGATACCTGAATAAACAAAATGCTTTGAAAAAATATACAAATTTTGCGTTTGCCGTGCTTGTCTTAAATATCCTGGTCATTTTATGGGGAGCTGTGGTGCGCGCCACGGGTTCTGGAGCGGGATGCGGTAGCCATTGGCCTTTGTGTAATGGAGAAGTAGTTCCTCTTCAACCCGAAATTGAGACTCTGATTGAATTTTCGCATCGCCTGACGAGCGGTCTGGCATTTCTGGGTGTGGCTGGATTGGTTCTTTGGGCGCGTAAGCTCTACGCGCCTGGCGACATCGTGAGACGTTTTGCCTGGTTGTCTTTCATCTTTATCGTGATCGAATCCTTGATTGGGGCGGGATTGGTTTTATTCGAATTGGTTGGGCAAAATACCTCGCTGGCGAGAGCCACAGTCGTCAGCGTCCACTTGCTAAATACCTTAATCTTGCTGGCTTTCCTGGCATTAACCTGGTGGCGTTCGCGCTTTTTACGAGCGGAGAATCAGAGCAGTGTTTCTCGTTTTCCGACAAGAGCTGGCTGGGCAATCTTTGCGCTTTTTATCCTTCTCATCGGTGTGAGCGGGGCGATAGCCGCGCTTGGGAATACATTGTTTCCCTCGCAAAGTCTTGTTGAAGGGATTCAGAAGGATTTGGATCAGACATCTCATTTTTTAATTCGGTTGCGGGTCTTTCATCCGGTATTTGCTATCTCTGGAGCTTTTCTGGTACTTACGATGCTTTATCGGGCGATAGAGCAAGATGGTCGCTTGCTGGTACGTCGCTTGGGTTGGATGGTTATTGGCTTCGGTATTCTGCAACTTGCTGCCGGCTTTCTAACCCTGATTTTATTGGCGCCGGTGTGGATGCAGATAGTTCACTTATTTATCGCTGACCTTTTATGGATTACCTTCGTGATTTTTCTCGATACGAAAAGGCATTCTTATTTGCCAGGTGAGTAG
- a CDS encoding Phosphate regulon transcriptional regulatory protein PhoB (SphR), with translation MAFFQNGEKKMSDKILVVEDEVALRDTLAYNLSKQGYQVETADDGQSAIEMARRSKPDLIILDIMLPILDGFEVCRVIRQEMNIPIIMLTAKDEEIDRVIGLEMGADDYVTKPFSMRELMARVKAHLRRVRLIRAEIDTEAQIPKEIINFGDLTIDMTRREAYKNNQSLNLKPKEFDLLLFLVRHKGQMLSRELILERVWGWDFTGGSRTVDVHIRWLREKIEDDPAQPRRILTVRGSGYRFEG, from the coding sequence ATGGCCTTTTTCCAAAACGGAGAAAAGAAAATGAGCGATAAAATTCTCGTGGTCGAAGATGAAGTCGCCCTTCGAGATACGCTAGCCTATAATTTGTCCAAACAAGGCTATCAAGTTGAAACGGCTGACGACGGTCAAAGCGCAATTGAAATGGCGCGCCGATCAAAACCAGATTTGATCATTTTAGATATCATGCTGCCCATTCTCGATGGATTTGAAGTCTGTCGAGTAATTCGACAGGAGATGAACATCCCTATTATTATGCTAACAGCCAAAGACGAAGAGATCGATCGCGTTATTGGACTGGAGATGGGCGCAGATGATTATGTGACCAAACCGTTCTCAATGCGAGAGCTTATGGCTCGGGTCAAAGCACATTTGAGACGCGTACGTCTTATTCGTGCCGAAATTGATACCGAAGCGCAAATTCCAAAAGAAATCATCAATTTCGGGGATCTGACCATCGATATGACCCGTCGTGAGGCTTATAAAAACAACCAATCGCTCAACCTAAAACCGAAAGAATTTGACCTGCTCCTCTTCCTCGTCCGTCATAAAGGGCAAATGCTCTCCAGAGAATTAATCCTTGAGCGGGTTTGGGGATGGGATTTTACCGGCGGAAGCCGTACTGTTGATGTCCACATTCGCTGGCTGAGAGAAAAGATTGAAGACGATCCAGCTCAACCTCGCCGCATCCTGACAGTCCGAGGTTCAGGGTATCGCTTTGAAGGATAA